Proteins encoded by one window of Pempheris klunzingeri isolate RE-2024b chromosome 14, fPemKlu1.hap1, whole genome shotgun sequence:
- the kptn gene encoding KICSTOR complex protein kaptin: MLREPYPFVEDSFSRFPSQSNIYGLCQAGEQELLAATLKGKVVCFRYQELQQKIRPVAKEVQFTYIPVDAEIVSIDAFNKSPPKRGLVVGITFVKDSGDKATPFLNIYCDYEPGSEFNLESIAQSCLNLELQFTPFQLYHTEVQCEDGGRETVFLLSGHDQRIHLYKENASLHQFEEQPVEKLFPELQQLPSNVLWLDVLSIAGGRRLSAYGCQNGCVGLALVNQTGPEVLQSWQFQFDSPISTVLLFPLSCQTEPGQPSGEKGVKIEGYNLLVTSTIEMAVVYRDVQERGLSHSVCLSESDQWDAVLCALVIDLDFDGQKEVLLGTYGQELLCYKFQLAESGRDGQFQLQWRRSFKSPLLSIIHLDLTGDGLRELAVLTLKGLHILQHTLTSTADLVLERLTQRVSGLTAGSEVDSAKAGDTEEKDDPAKEEECTAKTP, translated from the exons ATGCTTCGGGAGCCCTACCCCTTCGTGGAGGACAGCTTCAGCCGCTTCCCGTCGCAGAGCAACATTTACGGGCTGTGTCAGGCCGgggagcaggagctgctggcgGCCACTCTCAAAGGGAAGGTGGTGTGTTTCAGGTaccaggagctgcagcagaaaatcCGACCCGTGGCCAAGGAGGTTCAGTTCACCTACATACCAG TTGATGCTGAAATCGTATCAATCGATGCCTTCAACAAGTCTCCACCCAAAAGAGGCCTGGTGGTGGGCATCACATTCGTAAAG GACTCTGGTGACAAAGCCACGCCGTTCCTGAATATCTACTGCGACTATGAGCCCGGCTCAGAATTCAACCTGGAGTCTATTGCAC AGAGTTGCCTGAATCTGGAGTTGCAGTTCACTCCCTTCCAGCTCTACCACACAGA agTGCAGTGTgaagatggaggcagagagacgGTATTTCTGCTCAGTGGTCATGACCAGAGGATCCACCTGTACAAAGAG AACGCCTCCCTTCACCAGTTTGAAGAACAGCCGGTGGAGAAACTCTTCCCTGAACTACAGCAACTTCCCAGCAA TGTGCTGTGGCTGGATGTGTTGAGTATAGCTGGTGGCCGGCGACTCTCAGCGTATGGCTGTCAGAACGGCTGTGTTGGACTGGCTCTGGTCAACCAGACAGGACCAG AGGTTTTGCAGAGCTGGCAGTTCCAGTTTGACAGTCCAATCTCTACAGTGCTGCTGTTCCCTCTGAGCTGCCAAACTGAGCCTGGCCAGCCGAGCGGAGAGAAAG GTGTGAAAATCGAGGGCTACAACCTCCTGGTAACCAGCACTATAGAGATGGCAGTTGTCTACAG agaTGTCCAGGAGCGAGGCTTGTCTCACTCGGTGTGCCTCTCAGAGAGTGACCAGTGGGATGCAGTGCTTTGTGCTCTTGTCATTGACCTGGATTTTGACGGGCAGAAGGAGGTGCTGTTAGGAACATACGGGCAG GAACTTCTTTGTTATAAATTCCAGCTGGCAGAGAGCGGACGAGATGGACAGTTTCAGCTACAGTGGAGGCGGAGCTTCAAGAGCCCTTTGCTGTCCATCATCCACTTAGACCTGACTGGAGACGGTCTGAGAGAGCTGGCTGTCCTCACACTAAAGGGACTTCATATCTTACAG CATACACTCACCAGCACTGCTGATTTGGTCCTCGAGCGGCTCACCCAGAGGGTGTCAGGGCTGACAGCTGGCTCCGAGGTGGACTCGGCCAAAgctggagacacagaggagaaggaCGATCCAGCTAAGGAAGAGGAGTGTACAGCTAAGACGCCATGA
- the LOC139213325 gene encoding RNA-binding protein Nova-1-like, whose translation MMMAGGGGAAVDHNGIYSNPNLHGLQQPLMEADSPDSRKRPLETPAEEAGCTKRTNIGEEGEYFLKVLIPSYAAGSIIGKGGQTIVQLQKETGATIKLSKSKDFYPGTTERVCLIQGTVEALNGVHNFIAEKVREMPQSAQKPEPVSILQPQTTVNPDRVKQAKLIVPNSTAGLIIGKGGATVKAVMEQSGAWVQLSQKPEGINLQERVVTISGEPEQNRKAVEIIVQKIQEDPQSSSCLNISYSNVSGPVANSNPTGSPYANTAEVLPNAAAAAATASSLLGQAGLTGMGAFPATMSSFSGNDLLAITSALNTLASYGYNTNTLGLGLNPAAASGVLAAVAASANPAAAAAANLLASYASDASSSAGHPATGLGGFSLGSLAAATGASNGYLNASSPLMASSLLATEKLADGAKDVVEIAVPENLVGAILGKGGKTLVEYQELTGARIQISKKGEFIPGTRNRKVTITGSPAATQAAQYLISQRITYEQGVRATNPQKVG comes from the exons ATGATGATGGCCGGTGGCGGTGGAGCAGCCGTGGACCATAACGGGATTTACTCAAACCCAAACCTCCACGGCCTGCAGCAGCCCCTCATGGAGGCTGACAGCCCGGACTCCCGCAAACGACCGCTGGAAACTCCGGCGGAGGAGGCCGGCTGTACCAAGCGCACTAACATCGGAg AGGAGGGTGAGTACTTCCTGAAGGTGCTGATCCCCAGCTATGCAGCCGGCTCTATAATTGGCAAGGGCGGCCAGACCATCGTACAACTGCAGAAAGAGACGGGTGCCACCATTAAGCTGTCCAAATCCAAAGACTTCTACCCAG GAACAACAGAACGCGTCTGTCTGATACAGGGTACAGTCGAAGCCCTCAATGGTGTCCACAACTTCATTGCTGAGAAAGTCCGTGAAATGCCCCAGAGCGCCCAGAAGCCCGAACCAGTCAGCATACTGCAGCCACAGACCACCGTCAACCCCGACCGCGTCAAACAG GCCAAATTGATTGTGCCCAATAGCACAGCTGGGCTGATCATTGGCAAGGGCGGAGCCACAGTGAAAGCAGTGATGGAGCAGTCAGGTGCTTGGGTCCAGCTCTCCCAGAAGCCAGAGGGCATCAACCTGCAGGAGCGAGTGGTGACCATCAGTGGGGAGCCTGAACAGAACCGCAAGGCTGTGGAAATCATAGTACAGAAGATCCAGGAGGAccctcagagcagcagctgcctcaACATCAGCTATTCCAACGTCTCAGGCCCAGTGGCCAACTCCAACCCCACCGGTTCCCCCTACGCTAACACGGCCGAGGTGCTGCCCAACGCAGCCGCAgcagctgccactgcctccaGCCTTCTGGGCCAGGCAGGCTTGACGGGAATGGGCGCCTTCCCTGCCACCATGTCCAGCTTCTCTGGCAATGATCTGCTGGCCATCACCTCAGCCCTCAACACGCTGGCCAGCTACGGCTACAACACTAACACCCTCGGCTTGGGCCTCAACCCTGCAGCCGCTTCTGGGGTCCTTGCTGCAGTAGCAGCTAGTGCTAacccggctgctgctgctgcagctaacCTACTGGCCTCCTACGCCAGCGATGCCTCCAGCAGTGCTGGCCACCCTGCTACGGGCCTCGGGGGGTTCTCCCTAGGTTCTCTAGCAGCTGCTACAGGGGCTTCCAATGGTTACCTAAATGCTTCATCCCCACTGATGGCCTCCTCCCTGTTGGCAACAGAGAAGCTGGCGGATGGGGCCAAGGACGTGGTTGAGATTGCTGTGCCCGAGAATCTGGTTGGTGCCATTTTggggaaaggagggaaaacGCTGGTAGAGTACCAGGAGCTAACAGGAGCCCGCATCCAGATCTCAAAAAAGGGAGAGTTCATTCCTGGTACTCGGAACCGTAAAGTTACCATAACAGGGTCCCCAGCCGCTACGCAAGCAGCGCAGTATCTGATCAGCCAGCGGATCACTTACGAGCAGGGCGTGCGCGCTACCAACCCACAAAAGGTGGGCTAA